Proteins encoded within one genomic window of Macaca fascicularis isolate 582-1 chromosome 16, T2T-MFA8v1.1:
- the SMCR8 gene encoding guanine nucleotide exchange protein SMCR8, with translation MISAPDVVAFTKEEEYEEEPYNEPALPEEYSVPLFPFVNQGANPWSKLSGAKFSRDFILISEFSEQVGPQPLLTIPNDTKVFGTFDLNYFSLRIMSVDYQASFVGHPPGSAYPKLNFVEDSKVVLGDSKEGAFAYVHHLTLYDLEARGFVRPFCMAYISADQHKIMQQFQELSAEFSRASECLKTGNRKAFAGELEKKLKDLDYTRTVLHTETEIQKKANDKGFYSSQAIEKANELASVEKSIIEHQDLLKQIRSYPHRKLKGCDLCPGEMEHIQDQASQASTTSNPDESADTDLYTCRPAYTPKLIKAKSTKCFDKKLKTLEELCDTEYFTQTLTQLSHIEHMFRGDLCYLLTSQIDRALLKQQHITNFLFEDFVEVDDRMVEKQESIPSKPSQDRPPSRSLEECPIPKVLISVGSYKSSVESVLIKMEQELGDEEYKEVEVTELSSFDPQENLDYLDMDMKGSISSGESIEVLGTEKSTSVLSKSDSQASLTVPLSPQVVRSKAVSHRTISEDSIEVLSTCPSEALIPDDFKASYPSAINEEESYPDGNEGAIHFQASISPPELGETEEGSMENTPSQIDSCCIGKESDGQLVLPSSPAHTHSDEDGVVSSPPQRHRQKDQGFRVDFSMENASPSSRDDSCEGFPAYELDPSHLLANRDISKTSLDNYSDTTSYVSSVASTSSDRIPSAYPAGLSSDRHKKRAGQNALKFIRQYPFAHPAIYSLLSGRTLVVLGEDEAIVRKLVTALAIFVPSYGCYAKPVKHWASSPLHIMDFQKWKLIGLQRVASPAGAGTLHALSRYSRYTSILDLDNKTLRCPLYRGTLVPRLADHRTQIKRGSTYYLHVQSMLTQLCSKAFVYTFCHHLHLPTHDKETEELLASRQASFLKLTLGLVNEDVRVVQYLAELLKLHYMQESPGTSHPMLGFDYVPSFLYKI, from the exons ATGATCAGCGCCCCTGACGTAGTGGCCTTCACTAAAGAGGAAGAATATGAGGAAGAGCCTTACAATGAGCCGGCCCTGCCTGAGGAGTACTCGGTGCCGCTTTTCCCCTTCGTCAACCAGGGTGCTAACCCCTGGTCAAAACTGTCTGGGGCCAAGTTTTCGAGGGACTTCATTCTTATTTCCGAGTTCTCTGAGCAGGTGGGACCCCAACCGTTACTGACTATCCCCAATGACACCAAAGTTTTTGGCACTTTTGATCTCAATTACTTCTCCCTGCGTATCATGTCAGTGGATTACCAGGCTTCCTTCGTGGGCCATCCTCCTGGATCTGCCTACCCCAAGCTGAACTTCGTGGAGGACTCCAAGGTGGTGCTGGGAGATTCCAAGGAGGGAGCCTTTGCATACGTGCACCACCTTACCCTATACGACCTGGAGGCCCGTGGCTTCGTGAGGCCGTTTTGCATGGCTTATATCTCTGCAGACCAGCATAAAATCATGCAGCAGTTCCAGGAGCTTTCAGCCGAATTTTCCAGAGCTTCTGAGTGCTTGAAAACTGGAAACAGGAAAGCATTTGCTGGGGAACTTGAAAAAAAGCTGAAAGACTTGGATTACACCAGGACAGTGCTGCACACAGAAACAGAGATCCAGAAGAAAGCCAACGACAAAGGCTTTTACTCATCTCAGGCAATTGAGAAAGCCAATGAACTGGCCAGTGTGGAGAAGTCCATCATTGAACATCAAGACCTGCTGAAGCAGATCCGCTCATACCCTCATCGGAAGTTGAAGGGGTGTGATTTGTGTCCTGGTGAGATGGAGCACATCCAGGATCAGGCCAGCCAGGCATCCACTACCTCTAACCCTGATGAGTCTGCCGACACAGACCTTTACACCTGCAGACCAGCCTACACCCCAAAACTTATCAAAGCAAAGTCCACCAAGTGTTTTGACAAGAAGTTGAAGACCTTAGAGGAGCTCTGTGACACTGAATATTTCACCCAGACCCTGACTCAGCTCAGCCACATTGAACACATGTTCAGAGGAGACCTGTGTTACCTCCTGACCAGTCAGATTGATAGAGCACTTCTAAAACAACAGCACATAACaaactttctctttgaagactttGTGGAGGTCGATGACAGGATGGTGGAGAAGCAAGAAAGCATACCCTCTAAGCCCAGTCAAGACAGGCCGCCTTCCAGGTCTCTAGAAGAATGCCCAATTCCTAAAGTATTAATTAGTGTTGGTTCTTACAAGTCCAGTGTGGAGTCTGTGCTGATCAAGATGGAGCAGGAACTGGGAGATGAGGAGTACAAGGAAGTGGAGGTGACGGAGTTGAGCAGTTTTGACCCCCAGGAAAACTTGGACTACCTGGATATGGATATGAAAGGGAGTATCAGCAGTGGTGAAAGCATTGAAGTTTTGGGCACGGAGAAATCCACGTCTGTGCTTTCTAAGTCTGACAGCCAGGCCAGCCTCACGGTACCATTGAGCCCCCAGGTAGTCCGGAGCAAAGCAGTCAGCCACAGGACCATCAGCGAGGACAGTATTGAAGTCCTCAGTACCTGCCCCTCTGAGGCCCTCATCCCTGATGACTTTAAGGCCAGCTACCCAAGTGCCATTAATGAAGAAGAATCATATCCAGATGGCAATGAGGGAGCCATCCACTTCCAGGCAAGCATTAGTCCTCCGGAGCTGGGTGAGACGGAGGAGGGCAGCATGGAAAACACCCCATCACAAATAGACTCCTGCTGTATTGGGAAGGAGAGCGACGGTCAGCTGGTGCTGCCCTCCAGTCCAGCCCACACACACTCTGACGAGGATGGAGTGGTGAGCAGCCCCCCACAGCGCCACAGGCAGAAGGACCAGGGGTTCCGTGTAGACTTTTCAATGGAAAATGCCAGCCCTTCTTCCCGAGACGACAGTTGTGAAGGGTTTCCCGCTTACGAGCTGGACCCAAGCCACCTGCTGGCTAACCGGGACATcagtaagaccagcctggataactaCTCAGACACCACCAGCTATGTGAGCAGTGTAGCCTCCACCAGCTCGGACAGGATCCCTTCTGCTTATCCTGCTGGCCTGTCTTCCGATAGGCATAAAAAGAGGGCTGGCCAGAACGCCTTAAAATTCATCCGCCAGTACCCCTTTGCCCACCCAGCCATCTACTCCCTGCTCAGCGGAAGGACACTCGTGGTCCTGGGGGAAGATGAGGCCATAGTCAGGAAGCTTGTGACTGCACTGGCTATCTTTGTCCCCAGCTATGGCTGCTACGCTAAGCCCGTGAAACATTGGGCCTCCTCCCCTTTGCACATTATGGATTTTCAGAAGTGGAAGCTTATTGGCTTGCAGAG AGTGGCCTCCCCTGCCGGTGCCGGTACCCTTCATGCCCTGAGTCGCTACAGCCGCTACACGAGCATCCTGGACCTTGACAACAAAACCCTGCGCTGCCCCCTTTACAGAGGCACCCTAGTGCCCCGCCTGGCAGACCACCGCACACAGATCAAGCGGGGCAGCACCTACTACCTGCATGTCCAGAGCATGCTCACTCAGCTCTGCTCCAAGGCCTTCGTCTACACCTTCTGCCACCACCTGCACCTGCCTACGCACGACAAGGAGACAGAGGAGCTGCTAGCCAGCCGCCAGGCGAGCTTCCTGAAGCTGACCCTGGGTCTGGTGAATGAGGATGTCAGGGTGGTCCAGTACCTGGCTGAGCTGCTGAAGCTGCACTACATGCAGGAATCTCCAGGGACCAGCCACCCCATGCTCGGGTTTGACTATGTCCCCAGCTTTTTGTATAAAATCTGA